A window of Deinococcus radiotolerans contains these coding sequences:
- a CDS encoding YebC/PmpR family DNA-binding transcriptional regulator, which yields MAGHSKWSQIKRKKGANDSKRSAMYSKHIRAIQAAVRSGGTGDPAGNLSLKNAIAAAKAATVPVDNIDNAIKRAVGAGEGAADYKEQTYEGYGPGGTAIFIETLTDNVNRTVADIRAVFNKRGGSLGTSGSVAWQFEKKGVILLTDTSEQAQETAIEHGAEDIQESEEGLEISTGPADLYAVQDALAAAGFAIENAQITMLPSNTVAVGSDDAKKLMTLIEALEDLDDVQNVYSNADLPDDEE from the coding sequence ATGGCCGGTCACAGCAAGTGGTCTCAGATCAAGCGGAAAAAAGGTGCCAACGACAGCAAACGCAGCGCAATGTACTCCAAGCACATTCGCGCCATTCAGGCCGCCGTGCGCTCCGGCGGGACCGGCGACCCGGCCGGGAACCTCAGCCTGAAAAACGCCATTGCCGCAGCCAAGGCCGCCACGGTTCCCGTGGACAACATTGACAACGCCATCAAACGCGCCGTCGGTGCGGGCGAAGGGGCCGCGGACTACAAGGAACAGACCTACGAGGGCTACGGCCCCGGCGGCACCGCCATCTTCATCGAGACGCTGACCGACAACGTCAACCGCACCGTGGCGGACATCCGCGCGGTGTTCAACAAGCGCGGCGGCAGCCTGGGCACCAGCGGGTCCGTGGCGTGGCAGTTCGAGAAGAAAGGCGTGATCCTGCTGACCGACACCAGCGAGCAGGCGCAGGAAACCGCCATCGAGCACGGCGCCGAGGACATCCAGGAGTCCGAGGAGGGCCTGGAGATCAGCACCGGCCCGGCCGACCTGTACGCCGTGCAGGACGCCCTGGCCGCCGCCGGTTTCGCCATCGAGAACGCCCAGATCACCATGCTGCCCAGCAACACCGTCGCAGTGGGCAGTGACGACGCGAAGAAACTCATGACGCTGATCGAGGCGCTTGAGGATCTCGACGACGTCCAGAACGTCTACAGCAACGCTGACCTTCCCGACGACGAGGAATAA
- a CDS encoding sugar phosphate nucleotidyltransferase → MKGLILAAGRGSRLLPLSATRPKHAMPVAGVPIIARAVQALRDAGVQDIGIVTSPSSEQDLRDATQHSGHLTFIRQYDPLGTGHAVLTARHFLEGSSTLLYLGDNLFEDALTPLVTALRYGDAVIGVKEVPNPQAYGVAVVKSGRLLRLVEKPRTPEGNLAACGVFSFKPGLIDVLEDLPHSTRGEIEFPQALTALLAQGGQVRAVEFKGFWSDAGAPDDLLTANSHYLRHLTPCTDGRVERSTVQGPVVIEAGALVEDSVIQGPVWIGPHAVVRGATLGPFVSVGAHARVDSAQVTVSLIDEFARVLHPARPIHRSLIGRHALITAPSDTGLQMVIGDRSVMRM, encoded by the coding sequence GTGAAGGGCCTGATCCTGGCCGCCGGGCGCGGCAGCCGCCTGCTGCCCCTGAGTGCCACGCGGCCCAAGCACGCCATGCCGGTCGCGGGCGTCCCGATCATCGCGCGAGCCGTGCAAGCGCTGCGTGACGCGGGCGTGCAGGACATCGGGATTGTGACCAGCCCGTCCAGCGAGCAGGACCTGCGCGACGCCACGCAACACAGCGGGCACCTGACGTTCATCCGCCAGTACGACCCGCTGGGGACTGGGCACGCCGTGCTGACCGCCCGGCACTTCCTGGAGGGCAGTTCCACCCTGCTGTACCTGGGGGACAACCTGTTCGAGGACGCCCTGACGCCCCTGGTCACCGCGCTGCGCTACGGGGACGCCGTGATCGGCGTGAAGGAAGTCCCGAACCCGCAGGCGTACGGCGTGGCGGTCGTCAAGTCCGGGCGCCTGCTGCGGCTGGTGGAAAAACCCCGTACGCCCGAGGGCAACCTCGCCGCGTGCGGCGTGTTCAGCTTCAAACCCGGCCTGATTGACGTGCTCGAAGACCTGCCGCACAGCACCCGCGGCGAGATCGAGTTCCCGCAGGCGCTCACGGCGCTGCTCGCGCAGGGCGGGCAGGTGCGCGCCGTGGAATTCAAGGGCTTCTGGAGCGACGCGGGCGCCCCCGACGACCTGCTGACCGCGAACAGTCACTACCTGAGGCACCTGACTCCCTGCACGGACGGCCGGGTGGAACGCAGCACCGTGCAGGGCCCCGTCGTGATCGAGGCGGGCGCCCTGGTGGAAGACAGCGTCATCCAGGGACCGGTGTGGATCGGGCCGCACGCCGTGGTGCGCGGTGCGACGCTGGGACCATTCGTGAGTGTGGGCGCGCACGCCCGCGTGGACAGCGCGCAGGTCACGGTCAGCCTGATCGACGAGTTCGCCCGCGTCCTGCACCCGGCCCGGCCGATTCACCGCAGCCTCATCGGGCGGCACGCCCTGATCACCGCGCCCAGCGACACCGGCCTGCAGATGGTCATTGGCGACCGCAGCGTCATGCGCATGTGA
- a CDS encoding alpha/beta fold hydrolase → MNAEFNGADGVYFERLNGADLHFEVQGEPGEPPIVFLHGGPGYNSYSFQALFGDRIERQVVFLDQRGSGRSGALEDTEQGADTLDLDTLVADVEALRDFLDVEQIVPLGHGFGALIALEYARRHPTRTSRVITVNPWVHFPDLARTLLEEASARRGAPFTDPADELRAAAPEGQHPAVGGARIEAAFALLNARDLLNALQFRDHASRMHLEFSDAEGQLIGGGEVQEALVNQGLWEFEYPPFLAELRRPVFVIAGAHDRTSYPEQVQWVADLADADVTVLDAGHYPWLDDEDAFAEALGDALNR, encoded by the coding sequence ATGAACGCGGAATTCAACGGCGCGGACGGCGTGTACTTCGAGCGCCTGAACGGCGCGGACCTGCATTTCGAGGTGCAGGGCGAACCCGGCGAGCCGCCCATCGTGTTCCTGCACGGCGGCCCCGGCTACAACAGTTACTCCTTTCAGGCGCTGTTCGGGGACCGCATCGAGCGGCAGGTGGTGTTCCTCGACCAGCGCGGCTCGGGCCGCAGCGGCGCCCTGGAGGACACCGAGCAGGGGGCCGACACGCTGGATCTCGACACGCTCGTGGCGGATGTCGAGGCGCTGCGCGACTTCCTGGACGTCGAGCAGATCGTGCCGCTCGGACACGGGTTCGGCGCGCTGATCGCGCTGGAGTACGCCCGCCGCCACCCTACCCGCACCTCGCGCGTGATCACCGTGAACCCCTGGGTGCACTTCCCGGACCTGGCCCGCACGCTGCTGGAGGAAGCCAGCGCCCGCCGCGGCGCGCCCTTCACGGACCCGGCCGATGAGCTGCGCGCCGCGGCGCCCGAGGGGCAGCACCCGGCGGTGGGCGGCGCGCGGATCGAGGCGGCCTTCGCGCTGCTGAACGCCCGCGACCTGCTGAACGCGCTGCAGTTCAGGGATCACGCCAGCCGCATGCACCTGGAATTCAGTGACGCCGAGGGGCAGCTGATCGGCGGGGGCGAGGTGCAGGAGGCGCTGGTGAATCAGGGCCTGTGGGAGTTCGAGTACCCGCCGTTCCTGGCCGAACTGCGCCGCCCGGTGTTCGTGATTGCCGGCGCGCACGACCGCACGAGTTACCCCGAGCAGGTGCAGTGGGTGGCGGACCTCGCGGACGCGGACGTGACTGTCCTTGACGCCGGGCACTACCCGTGGCTGGACGACGAGGACGCCTTCGCGGAAGCGCTGGGCGACGCCCTGAACCGCTGA
- a CDS encoding response regulator transcription factor — protein MEQRILLIEDNPDITRVVQYELEQAGYRVLAAPDGVTGLTAAREHSPDLVILDLGLPDFDGAEIARRLRKTSSVPIIILTAMDAVDRKVNLLEAGADDYMTKPFHPEELVARVKVQLRHQQHGEVISIGPLEIHPQKRLCHYNGHEVRLSPKEFDLLTFLARQPGRVYSRQEIEREVWNGELPSNSNVVDVHMANMRAKLRDLDGYGIIRTVRGIGYALKTP, from the coding sequence ATGGAGCAACGCATTCTGCTAATCGAGGACAACCCGGATATTACCCGCGTGGTGCAGTACGAGCTGGAACAGGCCGGGTACCGCGTACTGGCCGCCCCGGACGGCGTGACCGGCCTGACAGCCGCGCGCGAACACAGCCCCGACCTGGTCATCCTGGACCTGGGCCTGCCCGACTTCGACGGCGCGGAGATTGCCCGGCGCCTGCGCAAGACCAGCAGCGTGCCCATCATCATCCTGACAGCCATGGACGCCGTGGACCGCAAGGTCAACCTGCTGGAAGCCGGCGCGGACGACTACATGACCAAACCCTTCCACCCGGAAGAACTCGTGGCGCGCGTGAAGGTGCAGCTGCGCCACCAGCAGCACGGCGAGGTCATCAGCATCGGGCCGCTGGAAATCCACCCGCAGAAGCGCCTGTGCCACTACAACGGGCACGAGGTGCGGCTGTCCCCCAAGGAGTTCGACCTGCTGACCTTCCTGGCCCGTCAGCCCGGCCGCGTGTACTCTCGCCAGGAGATCGAACGCGAGGTCTGGAACGGCGAGCTGCCCAGCAACAGCAACGTCGTGGACGTGCACATGGCGAACATGCGCGCCAAGCTGCGCGACCTCGACGGGTACGGCATCATTCGCACCGTGCGCGGCATCGGGTACGCCCTGAAAACCCCCTGA
- a CDS encoding alpha/beta hydrolase gives MAVSVDGQWVTFSPPAGAVGLIGDVTDWRKREPIPVVDGVPLRLRLPRGAWVEYAWVDAAGEAFADPDNAQRSLNPWWPYPRAAVVGAYARHPLWQMPDATLKGTAHRLTWEGTVFPGTRRVIVYTPHGYAGGPLPVYYVQDGVAFYRTGKLGDVMDRAAEAGLAPGAALVFVEPGDRNEEYYLNPRYLDFLTTEVMPRVEGELVEASVRGLWGASLGGLTSLFLGARHPELFARVASHSGAFIARPGATREGVIDTTTAGEWLLDELRANPPTHLTTSLDTGTLEWLTGPNRRMAGLFADLGLDHQYREYPSGHNWVTWREALPEAFLYLQGR, from the coding sequence ATGGCTGTTTCGGTGGATGGGCAGTGGGTGACGTTCTCGCCTCCGGCGGGCGCGGTGGGCTTGATCGGGGACGTGACGGACTGGCGCAAGCGCGAACCGATTCCCGTGGTGGACGGCGTGCCGCTGCGGTTGCGGTTGCCGCGGGGGGCGTGGGTGGAGTACGCGTGGGTGGACGCCGCGGGTGAGGCGTTCGCGGACCCGGACAACGCGCAGCGGTCCCTGAATCCGTGGTGGCCGTACCCGCGCGCGGCGGTGGTGGGCGCGTACGCGCGGCACCCGCTGTGGCAGATGCCCGACGCGACCCTGAAGGGCACGGCGCACCGCCTGACCTGGGAGGGTACGGTATTCCCCGGGACGCGGCGGGTGATCGTGTACACCCCGCACGGGTACGCGGGCGGGCCGCTGCCGGTGTACTACGTGCAGGACGGCGTGGCGTTCTACCGCACCGGGAAGCTGGGGGACGTGATGGACCGCGCCGCAGAGGCCGGGCTGGCGCCGGGCGCCGCGCTGGTGTTCGTGGAACCGGGGGACCGGAACGAGGAGTACTACCTGAACCCCCGGTACCTGGACTTCCTGACGACCGAGGTGATGCCGCGCGTGGAGGGTGAACTGGTGGAGGCGTCCGTGCGGGGCCTGTGGGGCGCGAGTCTGGGCGGCCTGACCAGCCTGTTCCTGGGGGCGCGCCACCCGGAGCTGTTCGCCCGGGTGGCGAGTCACAGTGGGGCGTTCATCGCGCGGCCCGGCGCGACGCGAGAGGGCGTGATCGACACGACCACGGCGGGCGAGTGGCTGCTGGACGAACTGCGCGCGAACCCGCCCACGCACCTGACGACCAGCCTGGATACCGGGACGCTGGAGTGGCTGACCGGCCCGAACCGCCGCATGGCGGGCCTGTTCGCGGACCTGGGGCTGGATCACCAGTACCGGGAGTACCCCAGCGGGCACAACTGGGTGACGTGGCGCGAGGCGCTGCCCGAGGCATTCCTGTACCTCCAGGGCCGCTGA
- a CDS encoding long-chain fatty acid--CoA ligase, with protein MQGNMMDVQLTVPTILERIRTQYAGREVVSLLVAGRDEHGNPVPHKHRTTYGQVADRAQRLAGGLLGLGLTKGDRVATLAVNSFRHLEAYLGVPSAGLVLHTVNIRLHPEQICWILNHAEDRVLLIENVFAAMIPTIRAGCPHLEHIFVLGPTPQPIPLPGVHDYDTFVQESGPLARYPDLDERDAAAMCYTSGTTGNPKGVVYTHRSTVLHSLASAPKDALNVGEADSVLPIVPMFHVNAWGLPYTCAMYGAKQVYAGVFADGRSVATLLQDEEVTITAGVPTIWMGLLAELDRAAQAGEPYQLGGLERLIVGGSAAPEAMIRAFQTRHNLALLQAWGMTETHPLGTASGVPYGVDPTSDEGFTLRAKQGRTVPLIELDVLDDQGARLPHDGKTMGRLIIRGPWVASSYFKGEGQSNFFDLDGQQWFDTGDIATLDERGYMHIQDRAKDLIKSGGEWISSVDLENAIMAHPAVNLCAVIAMDDPKWDERPLAVVTPKPGQSVTHDELISFIAPRFAKWWLPDATVVTDSIPIGATGKILKRELRDQYRSYSSTQGLVTPAAPDRSE; from the coding sequence ATGCAGGGCAACATGATGGACGTTCAACTGACCGTGCCGACCATTCTGGAACGCATCCGCACGCAGTACGCCGGGCGCGAGGTCGTCAGCCTCCTCGTGGCCGGACGGGACGAGCACGGCAACCCCGTGCCGCACAAGCACCGCACGACGTACGGGCAGGTCGCCGACCGCGCCCAGCGCCTCGCGGGGGGCCTGCTGGGCCTGGGCCTCACGAAGGGTGACCGCGTGGCGACGCTGGCTGTGAACTCCTTCCGGCACCTGGAGGCGTACCTGGGCGTGCCCAGCGCGGGGCTGGTGCTGCACACCGTGAACATCCGCCTGCACCCGGAGCAGATCTGCTGGATCCTGAATCACGCCGAGGACCGGGTCCTGCTGATCGAGAACGTGTTCGCCGCGATGATCCCCACCATCAGGGCCGGCTGCCCGCACCTGGAGCACATCTTCGTGCTGGGCCCCACGCCGCAGCCCATCCCGCTGCCCGGCGTGCACGATTACGACACCTTCGTGCAGGAGAGCGGGCCCCTGGCCCGCTACCCCGACCTGGACGAGCGGGACGCGGCCGCCATGTGCTACACGAGCGGCACCACCGGCAACCCCAAGGGTGTCGTGTACACGCACCGCAGCACGGTGCTGCACTCGCTGGCCAGCGCCCCGAAGGACGCCCTGAACGTCGGCGAGGCCGACAGTGTCCTGCCGATCGTGCCGATGTTCCACGTGAACGCCTGGGGCCTGCCGTACACCTGCGCCATGTACGGCGCCAAGCAGGTGTACGCCGGGGTGTTCGCGGACGGCCGCAGCGTCGCCACGCTCCTCCAGGACGAGGAGGTGACGATCACGGCGGGCGTGCCCACCATCTGGATGGGCCTGCTGGCCGAACTGGACCGCGCCGCGCAGGCCGGGGAGCCGTACCAGCTTGGCGGCCTGGAGCGCCTGATCGTGGGGGGCAGCGCCGCGCCCGAGGCGATGATCCGCGCCTTCCAGACCCGCCACAACCTGGCGCTGCTCCAGGCCTGGGGCATGACCGAGACCCACCCGCTGGGCACCGCCAGCGGCGTCCCGTACGGCGTGGACCCCACCAGCGACGAGGGCTTCACCCTGCGCGCCAAGCAGGGCCGCACCGTCCCGCTGATCGAGCTGGACGTCCTGGACGACCAGGGCGCGCGCCTACCGCATGACGGGAAGACCATGGGCCGCCTGATCATCCGTGGGCCGTGGGTGGCCAGCAGCTACTTCAAGGGCGAGGGCCAGAGCAACTTCTTCGACCTGGACGGCCAGCAGTGGTTCGACACGGGCGACATCGCCACGCTGGACGAGCGCGGGTACATGCACATCCAGGACCGTGCCAAGGACCTCATCAAGAGTGGCGGCGAGTGGATCAGCTCCGTGGACCTGGAAAACGCGATCATGGCCCACCCGGCCGTGAACCTGTGCGCCGTGATCGCCATGGACGACCCCAAGTGGGACGAGCGGCCCCTGGCGGTCGTGACGCCCAAGCCCGGCCAGAGCGTCACGCACGACGAACTGATCAGCTTCATCGCGCCCCGCTTCGCGAAGTGGTGGCTGCCCGACGCGACCGTCGTGACCGACAGCATTCCCATCGGCGCGACCGGCAAGATCCTCAAGCGCGAACTGCGTGACCAGTACCGCAGCTACAGCAGCACGCAGGGCCTCGTGACGCCTGCCGCGCCCGACCGCAGCGAGTAA
- the ruvX gene encoding Holliday junction resolvase RuvX, with translation MSVPTPDPLPTTLALDVSKHRIGFAVSTGRLAFGRGSVDRKRLPLDLKAVRLKVEETGAQQLVLGLPLRTDGAQSPSADRVQAFGRVLTEKGYRVIYQDERFTTRRARDLGAQDEDEAAAVQILELYLLGQDRSLT, from the coding sequence ATGAGCGTCCCCACCCCCGATCCGCTGCCGACCACGCTGGCGCTGGACGTCAGCAAGCACCGCATCGGCTTCGCGGTCAGCACCGGGCGACTGGCGTTCGGGCGTGGCAGCGTGGACCGCAAGCGCCTGCCGCTGGACCTGAAGGCCGTGCGCCTGAAAGTCGAGGAGACCGGCGCGCAGCAGCTCGTGCTGGGGTTGCCGCTGCGGACCGACGGCGCCCAGAGTCCCAGCGCGGACCGCGTGCAGGCCTTCGGGCGGGTCCTGACCGAGAAGGGCTACCGCGTGATCTACCAGGATGAGCGCTTCACCACCCGCCGCGCCCGCGACCTAGGCGCGCAGGACGAGGACGAGGCGGCCGCCGTGCAGATCCTGGAACTGTACCTGCTGGGCCAGGACCGCTCCCTCACCTGA
- a CDS encoding enoyl-CoA hydratase-related protein — MSEAVITETTQAGVRTLTLNRPDKLNAANDALLLALTDALRRADTEDNVRVVVITGAGRGFCAGQDLGDVSGRDMTFTEHLNHTYNPLIRTIRTLSKPVISAVNGVAAGAGASLALAGDLRLWAQSASLIEVFSNIALVPDSGSTWFLPRLVGYHRAFELMALAERVRSEDALRLGLCEQVFPDETFRADVQAYAERLAARPANALKLTKQALVFAQTHTLDEALDQEAALQQIAGDHWEHEEGVTAFKEKRPAQFIRGAQ; from the coding sequence ATGAGCGAAGCCGTGATCACCGAAACCACCCAGGCCGGGGTGCGCACCCTGACCCTGAACCGCCCGGACAAACTGAACGCCGCGAACGACGCCCTGCTGCTCGCACTGACGGACGCCCTGCGCCGCGCCGACACGGAAGACAACGTGCGCGTGGTCGTCATCACCGGCGCCGGGCGGGGCTTCTGCGCCGGGCAGGACCTGGGCGACGTGTCGGGCCGCGACATGACCTTTACCGAGCACCTGAACCACACCTACAACCCCCTGATCCGCACCATCCGCACCCTGAGTAAACCCGTGATCAGCGCCGTGAACGGCGTCGCGGCGGGCGCCGGGGCCAGCCTCGCCCTGGCCGGGGACCTGCGGCTCTGGGCGCAGTCGGCCAGCCTGATCGAGGTGTTCTCGAACATCGCCCTGGTGCCGGATTCGGGCAGCACGTGGTTCCTGCCGCGCCTCGTGGGGTACCACCGCGCTTTTGAACTCATGGCGCTCGCCGAACGCGTCCGGTCCGAGGACGCCCTGCGCCTGGGCCTGTGCGAGCAGGTGTTCCCCGACGAGACCTTCCGGGCGGACGTGCAGGCCTACGCCGAGCGGCTCGCGGCGCGCCCCGCGAACGCCCTGAAACTCACGAAGCAGGCGCTGGTGTTCGCGCAGACCCACACGCTGGACGAGGCGCTGGATCAGGAGGCCGCCCTGCAACAGATTGCCGGTGATCACTGGGAGCACGAGGAAGGCGTCACGGCCTTTAAGGAGAAGCGCCCCGCCCAGTTCATCCGCGGCGCCCAGTAA
- a CDS encoding XdhC family protein, which produces MNAAETRALLSALRAAHARGQRAAIATVVGVRGSAYRREGTRMLVLDDGAQVCMLSGGCLEAEVVEVALEVIRTGQSALTHYDLSEDATWGLGIGCGGSVDVRVERVDPEDPVTAAWLAALEAGEKAALIVPLGPGAGRLLVTPEGEALGDLRADLRPFALAAARERLTHLEPRAATLAAPDGTPVFVDVSTPPPQLVLYGAGHDAMPLASQAHALGYDVHVIDPRGAYLTPGRFPGATLHALTPEELGAFMPGERAHLIVMNHHIDRDRVCLAHALHSGAPYVGVLGPRSRALDLLTALEEEGVTFTPDQLARLRSPIGLRLGAEAPEEVALSILAELMAWRRGYDGSFLSGHAGRIHHEPTHPVTPPLEPEPVTGAGTSPTR; this is translated from the coding sequence ATGAACGCTGCCGAGACCAGAGCGCTGCTGAGCGCGCTGCGCGCCGCCCACGCCCGGGGCCAGCGCGCCGCGATCGCCACCGTGGTGGGCGTGCGCGGCAGCGCCTACCGCCGCGAGGGCACCCGCATGCTCGTCCTTGATGACGGCGCGCAGGTGTGCATGCTCTCCGGCGGCTGCCTGGAAGCCGAGGTGGTCGAGGTCGCGCTGGAGGTCATCCGCACCGGCCAGAGCGCCCTGACGCACTACGACCTTTCCGAGGACGCCACCTGGGGCCTGGGCATCGGCTGCGGGGGCAGCGTGGACGTCCGCGTGGAACGCGTGGACCCGGAGGACCCGGTCACGGCGGCGTGGCTCGCGGCGCTGGAGGCCGGGGAGAAGGCCGCGCTGATCGTGCCCCTGGGCCCCGGCGCGGGGCGGCTGCTGGTCACCCCGGAAGGGGAGGCCCTGGGGGACCTGCGGGCCGACCTGCGGCCCTTCGCGCTGGCCGCCGCCCGCGAACGTCTGACGCACCTGGAGCCGCGCGCCGCGACCCTCGCGGCCCCGGACGGCACGCCCGTGTTCGTGGACGTCAGCACGCCCCCGCCGCAGCTCGTGCTGTATGGCGCGGGCCACGACGCGATGCCCCTGGCCTCTCAGGCGCACGCGCTGGGCTACGACGTGCACGTCATTGACCCGCGCGGCGCGTACCTCACGCCCGGCCGCTTCCCCGGCGCCACCCTGCACGCCCTGACGCCCGAGGAACTGGGCGCGTTCATGCCGGGCGAGCGGGCGCACCTGATCGTCATGAACCACCACATCGACCGCGACCGGGTGTGCCTCGCGCACGCGCTGCACTCCGGCGCGCCGTACGTGGGCGTCCTGGGCCCCCGCAGCCGCGCGCTGGACCTGCTGACTGCCCTGGAAGAGGAGGGGGTGACCTTCACGCCCGATCAGCTGGCCCGCCTGCGCTCCCCGATCGGCCTGCGCCTGGGGGCCGAGGCGCCCGAGGAGGTCGCGCTGAGCATCCTGGCGGAACTCATGGCGTGGCGGCGCGGCTACGACGGGTCGTTCCTCAGCGGGCACGCGGGCCGCATTCACCACGAGCCCACCCACCCGGTCACGCCGCCCCTGGAACCGGAACCCGTCACCGGCGCGGGAACGTCCCCCACGCGGTAA
- the rraA gene encoding ribonuclease E activity regulator RraA, with amino-acid sequence MTRHADETTPELSTPDLPTEDLPVTDLSDLRPDAPILSPLWREFGGRPRFNGPAVTLRVPGHNPLVREALAEPGAGRVLVVDGGGNLTCALLGGELGELAAANGWSGVIVNGCVRDISELAQLNLGVRALAAHPRRSGRERLGDRDVPVTFGGVTIHPGAAVHADEDGILILPV; translated from the coding sequence ATGACCCGCCACGCCGACGAAACCACCCCGGAGCTGTCCACGCCGGACCTGCCCACCGAGGACCTGCCGGTCACGGATCTCAGCGACCTGCGGCCCGACGCGCCCATCCTCTCGCCCCTCTGGCGCGAGTTCGGTGGCCGCCCCCGCTTCAACGGTCCCGCCGTGACCCTGCGCGTGCCCGGCCACAACCCGCTGGTGCGTGAGGCGCTCGCGGAACCCGGCGCGGGCCGCGTGCTGGTCGTGGACGGCGGCGGGAACCTGACGTGCGCGCTGCTGGGCGGTGAACTGGGCGAACTGGCCGCCGCGAACGGTTGGTCGGGCGTGATCGTGAACGGCTGCGTGCGCGACATCAGTGAACTGGCCCAGCTGAACCTCGGCGTGCGCGCCCTGGCCGCCCACCCGCGCCGCAGCGGCAGGGAACGCCTGGGCGACCGGGACGTGCCGGTCACCTTCGGGGGCGTCACCATTCACCCGGGCGCCGCGGTGCACGCCGACGAGGACGGCATCCTGATCCTCCCCGTCTGA
- a CDS encoding YbaN family protein — protein sequence MTAPDPTPAATPRRRPLWVAAGFLMTGLGVLGLLLPGFPGTVWFVLAAAAFSRGDPRWEAWLLSRPVIGALVRDYRAGLGMPLRAKWIACACIVVAVAFSVGRIPALIGQIAWVLVGLAGVAYITMKIPTRRAQEPGA from the coding sequence ATGACGGCCCCCGACCCCACGCCAGCCGCCACGCCACGCCGCCGCCCGCTGTGGGTGGCCGCCGGGTTCCTGATGACCGGCCTGGGTGTCCTGGGCCTGCTCCTCCCTGGTTTTCCCGGCACCGTGTGGTTCGTCCTGGCGGCCGCCGCGTTCTCCAGGGGTGACCCGCGCTGGGAGGCGTGGCTGCTGTCCCGGCCGGTCATCGGGGCGCTGGTGCGCGATTACCGCGCGGGGCTGGGCATGCCGCTGCGCGCCAAGTGGATCGCCTGCGCGTGCATCGTGGTGGCGGTGGCGTTCAGCGTGGGCCGCATCCCCGCCCTGATCGGGCAGATCGCGTGGGTCCTGGTCGGGCTGGCGGGCGTCGCGTACATCACAATGAAGATTCCCACCCGGCGCGCCCAGGAACCGGGCGCGTAG
- a CDS encoding 4Fe-4S dicluster domain-containing protein, with translation MLQGVLARLDDAGNHVPRFTAPRCLLERQAVGGCDACHTTCPHAAITLGMVGSSVQIDPDLCTGCGLCVQVCPSGALEYNLEPAMQSVRDQQDPAARATPDASLTCSRSGAGGPSLTCLGRVTPALLSAAGAWGAPLTLIHGDCAGCPVGAPDVPQRLARVLDTAQELRAPTGQPAQVTIRPATPEDTSRSLTVSRRSAFGALFRAGKQHLAQSIPDSPLPFVDWSVPEDRTPQEWTWRERSLRPTPPEDAAVLWPAPLVDDTCIDCPVCANVCPTGAITRDLQPDGGVQLLLNLGACTGCMACLHSCPPQAIHAQTHWRPAAFRAPLLLRESDTVM, from the coding sequence ATGCTTCAGGGTGTCCTTGCCCGGCTGGATGACGCCGGGAACCACGTGCCGCGTTTTACCGCGCCCCGCTGCCTGCTCGAGCGGCAGGCGGTGGGCGGCTGCGACGCCTGCCACACCACCTGCCCCCACGCGGCCATCACGCTTGGCATGGTGGGCAGCAGCGTCCAGATCGACCCCGACCTGTGCACCGGCTGCGGCCTGTGCGTGCAGGTGTGCCCCAGCGGCGCGCTGGAATACAACCTCGAACCCGCCATGCAGAGCGTGCGCGACCAGCAGGACCCGGCCGCCCGCGCCACGCCTGACGCCAGCCTCACCTGCTCGCGCAGCGGCGCTGGCGGCCCCAGCCTGACGTGCCTGGGCCGCGTCACGCCCGCGCTGCTCTCCGCCGCCGGCGCGTGGGGCGCACCCCTGACCCTCATTCACGGGGACTGCGCCGGATGCCCGGTCGGGGCGCCCGACGTACCACAGCGGCTGGCGCGTGTGCTGGACACCGCGCAGGAACTGCGGGCGCCCACAGGTCAACCCGCGCAGGTCACCATCCGCCCCGCCACGCCGGAGGACACCAGCCGCTCCCTGACCGTCTCGCGGCGCAGCGCCTTCGGGGCCCTGTTCCGCGCAGGCAAGCAGCACCTCGCGCAGAGCATCCCCGACAGTCCCCTGCCCTTCGTGGACTGGAGTGTCCCCGAGGACCGCACGCCCCAGGAGTGGACGTGGCGCGAACGCAGCCTCAGGCCCACGCCCCCGGAGGACGCCGCGGTGCTCTGGCCCGCGCCCCTCGTGGACGACACATGCATCGACTGCCCCGTCTGCGCCAACGTGTGCCCCACCGGCGCCATCACCCGCGACCTGCAACCCGACGGGGGCGTGCAACTCCTTCTGAACCTGGGCGCCTGCACCGGCTGCATGGCCTGCCTGCACTCCTGCCCGCCCCAGGCCATCCACGCGCAGACCCACTGGCGGCCCGCCGCGTTCCGCGCGCCCCTACTGCTGCGCGAGAGCGACACGGTCATGTAA